The sequence aaggggccaaaaagggcccaaataagcattttcttggttttcgcactataactttagtttaagttaatagaaatctatgaaattttgacacaaagtttatgaccactaaagaaaggttgggattgattttgggagttttggtttcaacagtttaggaattaggggccaaaaaagggcccaaataagcattattcttggttttcgcacaataactttagttaaagtaaatagaaatcaatgaaatttaaacacaatgtttatgaccacaaaaggaagattggtagtgattttgggagtttagatcccaacagttaaggaattaggggccaaaaagggacccaaataagcatttttcttggttttcgcaccatagcgttagtataagtaaatagaaatctatgaaatttaaacacaaggtttttGACTatgaaaggaaggttggtattaattttgggagttttggtcccaacagttaaggaaaaaggggcccaaagggtccaaaattaaactttgtttgatttcatcaaaattgaataattggggttctttaatatgccgaatctaactgtgtaagtagattcttaatttttggtctcgttttcaaattggtctacattaaggtccaaagggtccaaaattaaacttagtttgattttaacaaatattaaaaccttggggttctttgatatgctgaatctaaaaatgtacttagatttttgattattggcccagttttcaagttggcccaaatcgaggtccaaaattaaacattgtttgatttcatcaaaaattgaataattggggttctttgatatgccaaatctaactgtgtatgtagattcttaatttttggtccagttttaaaattggtctaaattaaagtacaaacggtccaaaattaaactaagtttgattttaacaaaaaataaattcttgggcctcattgatatgctgaatctaaacatgtacttagatttttgattatgggcccagttttcaagttggtccaaatcaggatctaaaattattatattaagtattgtgcaatagcaagtcttttcaattgcacagtattgtgcaatggcaagaaatatctaatttcacaatattgtgaaatagcaattttttttttaattaagagttatctttctttgtccaggatagtaagcaagaaatatctgcaagaattttttttgattggagttatctttctttgtccagaatcaacttaaatctttgttatatacaatatacaatgtatattcactttttactaccaactgataaatttaaataatctttaccattcagtgataacaatcagtttttttacatcttaatattttatgatgtatttaaataagtagtaattgttgcaacctccattagaatattttatttgaaattagttttggaataagggaaaggggatgtgattaaaaaattgggttcaatttttctcatttgaaatttcataaataaaaagaaaatttcttcaaacatttttttgagaggattaatattcaacagcatagtgaattgctctaagagaaaacaaaaattttaagttcattagaacacattcattctgtgtcagaaacctatgctgtgtcaactatttaatcacaatccaaatttagagctgaatccagcttgaatgttgtgtccatacttgccccaaccgttcagggttcaacctctgcggtcgtataaagctacgccctgcggagcatctggtttaattggtggaatttaatttttggaTTTTGTACCATCTgcaaaactatcaaatttttgtttacaccaggcaaaaattacacaatattgactAAATCCTAAGCCAATCATATTTTTTCAGGAGGGTGTGCTGTCAACAAGGCCAATAATTTACATGCTTCACCTTTAATGATGGCTGTTGGCAGTAAATCACAAACAGTGGTAGAAGTATTGTTAAATGCTGGAGCTGACattaatcatgtaaatataaataaatggagATATGGATTGCAATAATGAGGTTTTCTTTTGCATTGTACCTTATTTCAAAAGACCTTCTAGGAGATTTAAGGATACAAGTAGTCTTAGGACATAATTTCAATTATTGGGGGAAAAAGTTAAGAATAGCAATATTGTCAAGCCGGTATCACATCAGGTCAATAGTCTGCACTTcagttaaaatgtaaaaaagactCCTTCATTCAGAATCATTTTTAGTAGTTTTAAAGCAAATGTATGTAGCATGCATTAGTTTTTTTAAtggtgaaattattttttttgttgatataaaaataaggagatgtcaAGTATGATTGGCTGAAATTGCCCTCACTGTACATTCTTAAATAGAATCTATTTTGTAAATGACACAAAATGTAATCTGATGTACCATATTATAATAACAGGTTGATAACAAGAAAAGAACAGCCTTCCATTTGATTACAGAACATGACAAGATGACTAACTTAGCATTACAGTTGTTACAAGCAGGAGCTGATTTGAATACTAAAGACTCTAATGGTAGGTTCAAAGTGGTCCTCATTGGTCAAATGTAAAAGttacaaagaaaaatgttatgttaaatttttaaacaaaacccAGCAGTTAGAGTGGGTTGAAACAcagaaaaaacttaaatagGTTATGATCTgacataattacaaatttgtaattgCTAGAATGGCATTAATAGGTCACATGATGAGACTTAGAACTTCATCTTTATACATCTATCTATCATCAGCCTAGATTTAGATAATGATGAATCTTGAAAGTCATTCAGTTTTTATGAATTTCAGTTATGAGGATAATTCAGATCTGTTTTGCTTGTTCATATTTGAAACTCCTTACATAATGTAATTGATAGAAGATGTCAACCATCTGATTATGTTGTAACTATTCATCAAAGGATAAGAAATGtgtaaagaaaaacaagaatagACCTATAATTATAAAACACTTGAAACAAGAGATTTTAGTAACACATTATCTCATTAAACTGAGAACTATCAGACTATCTGAAAGGGAAGGCTTATCTGTGGCAGATCCTGGGGGATCTGGGATTGGAACCCctcccctttttaaaaatggctgtATCTGCTTTGCATTCAACAGTCTAAACCTTGAATAAATTTAATTCCATAAGaaatattatgttatttgtaacGCATGTATTATAAATTACAATGAAGAAATTGTGTATAGCCACCTAAGTAGTGGTGATCTTTTTAATAAGCTAAAAATAACTGTTCATGTGGCAAGTGTTGTGCCATTGCAATGGACACAATTTGATTTAATGTGCAGGTTCTGAAAGATAACTGCTATGCCAGTAAAACCCACAAAgaaatgttacaaaaattaaatcatgAATGATAGATTTCTTTCActaaccaatttttttttcaggcaAGACACCAATAGAGAAAGTTGTGAAATTTGGAAAATTTGAAATGATCAAGTTTTTGTTACATGCTGATTGTCAGTACGACAAGGAACTAATGACCTCTGACagaatgaaatatttatgtGAACTTGTGCCAGTGTTTGGGAAGTGGGTCAGTCATGAACTTGGAACAGTTAAATCATTACAAAGATTGTGTAGACAGACCATAAGGAACAATACGCAGACAGAACAGTTGAAGTACATACCAACACTGGACCTTCCaatatcactcattgattatcTAATGTATagataaaatattgtttcaagatagaatgtatttaaattggtcttgtttttaaaatatacttcaTGTCCTAGAAAGGgagtacataaaaaaaatgtaacccATAAAGAAAGATTATAAATAAACTTGCTTTGATAATAAAAATCTACACCAAAGGGTGAGGCCTTTTTACAATTTCAAGTGCTGGctatatttagataattttgcAAGTCAGTGGTTTTTTGTACAGAAAGCATCATCATCATATAACACTGTCATAATTGACTTTTCCTTCTATGGAATCTATGCTACTTTAAAGTTTTCGTTAAAACAAAGCTAGCATGTATGTAGTTTAATAGACATCTTAAAAACATCAACAGCTTCATCTTACAGCATCACTTGTTTAATCTTAAAACATCACCAACTACATTTGATCATATGTCACCAACTTTGCATTACTTTACATAATAGGCTGAACAATATTGCCTAATCATAAATCCCATCCAgtccaggggcggatccagccattttaaaaggggggggggggttcctaacccaggacaaaaaggggggggggttccaatcacatgttcccattcaaatacattgatcgtccacaaaaaagggggtgttccaacccccctctggatcagCGCCTGCAGTCTCATTTTCATTATCTTTATCTTATAGAATCAAATGCTTCACTTGGCCCTTTATGTCAATATTTTACCTCTCTCTATTGCTTGTGGTAATATATTCAGTATTACAAACCAAACTGTGGTAAAATCAGTATAAATTCAAGCTATCGGTCAGAAATAACTTCTAAATTTTAGTTAAGATTAAACAATTagtttgtatatgtatatgcaaGCTGTGTGTTACTTTATAAGATGTACCAGATTTATTGAGCTAATGCTCAAACCTATTTTGCCTAGATTTTGGAGTGCCTTTCTGATATCATTGAACGTTGCCTACCATAATTTTTTCTCGCTATCACTTCATTTGTCTTAGGAATAATGTATTCATCTAGTGTGTGATATTACTTTTGAGCCTTTTACTGGaacgttttttgtttttttttcaatttggaaATGTGATATTGAttgtattatttaaagtttaattacAAAAGTTGTTGTAGATTCAAGTATTTTctttatacacatttttttatttagatatatatgttatagattTGTGCtgaatttatcaatatttattatatgtatttatctGCTGGCAGAATTTTTTAATGCAATTATGTCTTTTCattgatttgattttctttaaatcaaaatcatacatatcgcaaaaaagaaaatgaataaatattaaatctttcatttttatttactcaaatatttatattcagtAGCCAGTtatgttttaaatcaaaattttcttGATAGGACTGATGCAGACAGTCAATGATAAAGGAATCTGATAGTACAGTTGAAATCAACACTTAGAAATAATGTTCCCTGTCAAAGGTGTGCCTGTTGTACTGCATGTCTAACTTTATCGACATTTGCAGGATATCTTTACCAAAAATCAACACTGGAGACAACTATGCTGTTTGATTATCATAGTCATATTCTGTCTACTATTCTgtataataaagtaaaaataataatttaccaaaattaGACAGGACTATTCGAAAAAGCAAATTTACCTTACAATGAATTCATAATATATCTTTGAATCGATTCCCTGTGCATGTCTCATATAaggactgattgattgattgttcctTGGTTTTAACCTCAATTTTAAGCACAGCATTTAAGATTTTTCTTGGCAGTTAGTTTTTTAGcccacctggcctaaaaggccaagtgagcttttctcatcacttggtgtccgtcgtctgtcgtccgtgtcgggcgttaacttttacaaaaatcttcttatctgatactactgaaccaattcaaaccaaacttcatctgattgattcctagggtatctagaataaattttgtgttttaattctcatttcatcaaaaaacatggccgccatggctaaaaatagaacataggggtaaaatgcagtttttggcttataactcaaaaaccaaaacatttagagcaaatctgactgaggtacaattgttaatcaggtcaaaatctatctgccctgaaattttcagatgaatcagacgacccattgttgggttgctgcctctaaattggtaattttaaggaaattttactgtttttggttattatcttgaatattattatagatggagataaactgtaaacagcaataatgttcagcaaagtaagatttacaaataagtaaacatgaccaaaatggtcagttgacccctttaggagttattgcccttttatatagtcaatttttaaccatttttcgtaaatctccatgatcttttacaaaaatcttcctctgaaactaccgggccaaattaattcaaacttggccacaatcatcattgatgtatctagtttaaaaattatgttttttgacccggccaaccaaccaagatggccgccatggccaaaaatagGACATGGATGTTAAatgcagcttttggttattactcaaaaaccaaagcatttagagcaaaactgcatggggtaaaattgtttaactggtcaagatctatctgccctgaaattttaagatgaatgggacaactcgttgttgggttgctgcccctgaattggtaattttaaggaaactttgctgtttttggatattatctttaatattattatggatagagataaactgtacacagcaaaaatgttcggcaaagtaagatttacaaataagtcaacaggaccaaaatggtcagttgacccctttaggagttattgccctttatagtcaatttttaaccatttttcgtaaatcttagttaacttttacaaaaatcttctcctctgaaactactgggccaaattttaccaaacatagccagaatcataattaggctatctagtttaaaaattgtgttttgtgaccgggcaaaccaaccaagatggcagcTACAGCTAagaataaaacataggggtaaaatgcagtatttggcttataactcaaaaaccaaagcatttagagcaaatctgacaaggggtaaatttgtttatctggtgaagatctatctgccctgaaatgtttagatgaatcggacaa is a genomic window of Mytilus trossulus isolate FHL-02 chromosome 1, PNRI_Mtr1.1.1.hap1, whole genome shotgun sequence containing:
- the LOC134693879 gene encoding ankyrin repeat domain-containing protein 7-like isoform X2; protein product: MLRNQIKLGVDINSIHTGSECMIKSRQLSRHIRLTGYSPLIKAVIFSQTETVEWLVDNGALVNIREGTQRTPLHLAVATDRADVVQYLISKGAELNCQTKSLRTPLLEAVDVNSPLISDMLIKGGADLDLGDIKGTTPLLDAAFQILKPHRQKHLNMEVIDLLIKGGCAVNKANNLHASPLMMAVGSKSQTVVEVLLNAGADINHVDNKKRTAFHLITEHDKMTNLALQLLQAGADLNTKDSNGKTPIEKVVKFGKFEMIKFLLHADCQYDKELMTSDRMKYLCELVPVFGKWVSHELGTVKSLQRLCRQTIRNNTQTEQLKYIPTLDLPISLIDYLMYR